The Carnobacterium sp. 17-4 genome has a window encoding:
- a CDS encoding organic hydroperoxide resistance protein gives MTESKLMYQTTAINTGGRNGESRLPDGSFSVKVSTPKQMGGPGQGSNPEQLFALGYSACFNSALEIMIQQAKIQAKSEVTAEVSLNSDPTDNGFKLSVVLTVAIEGQSLETTQELAEKAHAFCPYSKAVQNNIDVEVKAVEYK, from the coding sequence ATGACTGAATCAAAATTAATGTACCAAACAACTGCAATCAATACTGGAGGACGTAACGGCGAAAGTCGTTTACCTGATGGTTCTTTTTCTGTGAAAGTATCTACTCCAAAACAAATGGGCGGACCTGGTCAAGGAAGCAACCCAGAACAATTATTTGCATTAGGTTACAGTGCATGTTTCAATTCAGCACTAGAAATTATGATCCAACAAGCTAAAATCCAAGCTAAATCAGAAGTAACAGCTGAAGTTTCTTTAAATTCAGACCCAACAGATAATGGTTTCAAACTATCTGTAGTACTTACTGTCGCTATTGAAGGACAAAGTCTTGAAACAACCCAAGAATTAGCAGAAAAAGCACATGCATTCTGCCCATATTCTAAAGCTGTTCAAAACAATATTGATGTTGAAGTAAAAGCGGTAGAATACAAATAA
- a CDS encoding MarR family winged helix-turn-helix transcriptional regulator, whose product MEGNNFLLEEQLCFSTYALSKQFTKLYRPVLEPYSLTYTQYVTLLVLWEESDLSVQSLGTRLGLDSGTLTPMLKRMEANGYITRNRHPEDERKVIIATTSKADDLKDELLEKVSACLALLNMKEKEYFDLLEKINELTKTLGGINHD is encoded by the coding sequence ATGGAAGGGAACAACTTTTTGTTAGAAGAACAGTTATGTTTTTCAACTTATGCTTTGTCAAAACAGTTTACGAAGCTTTATCGTCCGGTATTAGAACCCTATTCTCTTACGTATACTCAATATGTAACATTGCTTGTACTATGGGAAGAATCTGATCTGAGTGTTCAATCATTAGGAACAAGACTTGGACTGGATAGTGGAACATTAACACCGATGCTGAAGCGCATGGAGGCAAATGGATATATTACTCGAAATCGTCATCCGGAAGATGAAAGAAAAGTAATCATTGCCACTACTTCAAAAGCTGATGATTTAAAGGATGAGTTACTTGAGAAGGTTTCTGCCTGTCTGGCCCTGTTAAATATGAAGGAAAAAGAATATTTTGATCTATTAGAAAAAATAAATGAACTAACAAAAACTTTAGGAGGAATTAATCATGACTGA
- a CDS encoding secondary thiamine-phosphate synthase enzyme YjbQ, whose amino-acid sequence MTNNLYTFELSTEGKQSFINIDEYLQQALSRSGIKNGIMLVFCPHTTAAITINENADPDVKKDLSLGLDQTFPNKKEYVHMEGNSDGHMKSSVLGASETLIISKGCLILGTWQSLYFCEFDGPRERNFIVKIIEG is encoded by the coding sequence ATGACCAATAACCTTTATACATTTGAGCTTTCAACAGAAGGAAAACAATCGTTTATAAATATTGATGAGTATTTGCAACAAGCTTTATCTAGAAGTGGGATAAAGAATGGAATAATGTTAGTGTTTTGCCCACATACTACAGCAGCAATAACCATTAATGAAAATGCAGATCCAGATGTTAAAAAGGATTTGAGTTTAGGTTTAGACCAGACTTTTCCTAATAAGAAAGAATACGTTCATATGGAAGGAAACTCAGATGGACATATGAAATCATCCGTTCTAGGAGCAAGTGAAACCTTAATAATTTCTAAGGGATGTTTGATTTTAGGGACTTGGCAAAGTCTTTATTTTTGTGAATTTGACGGACCTAGGGAGCGGAATTTTATAGTGAAAATCATTGAAGGATAG